The Thunnus thynnus chromosome 1, fThuThy2.1, whole genome shotgun sequence nucleotide sequence TTGTCAAATCTGTCAGTCTAGCCAGCCTGGCCCCTCCCACCTCAGCGGAGGCATTACATACTGCTGGTGCTTGTGCTCTTAGCAACGGTGCCTCAGCAACAGAGCCAAGGCAACAGAGCTCCACGGCAACAGCGTGCCGTGTCTCCCCAATGGAGCTGCCATTGGGCGGACCAGCGCTCAGGCACTACACCCAGAGCAGACCGAGACCACACCGACAAAAACTGAACTATCGTCCCAGTAGACCGCAGGTACTGtgatggaggagaagagaggtttttaaaaaatggagaGTGAGGGAAAggtggcgtgtgtgtgtgtgtgtgtggagagaaaatggaagggagggagagatgtaATAGGGTACAGAGGGGAGAGGCAGGGGgaagggaaggatggagggggAGTGCTGTAAAAGATGCCTGGTCCCTGCTTGAATAAGGCAGTGCCATTGTACCGGTCACCAGCTGTTTGAAGAACCCATAATTGGCTTTTTTCTGTGCATAAGAGCTTGACGGCTATGTGTGAGTGCGGGTGGTAGTTTGGTCTGAATGTCTTTTCTTGCTCTGACTGAAAAAAGCAAGTGGCGTTGTATTCTGTCACAGGATTCTATATCAAaatgtagagtgtgtgtgtgtgtgtgtgtgtgtgtgtgtgtgtgtgtgtatgtgtgtatgtgtgtgtgtgtgtgtgtgagatcatCTCCATTTTCCGATGAGCTGATCATGTTGTCACAGAGCTATCTGGCTGTAGACATATAGTCACTCCCTTGGAGTCTGTGGCCAGTGAGACAAAATTCAACCAATTCCCCTGACAGGATATCATGTAACGGTGACTTCTGCTAAATTTGTGTTCTGCAGTCAACTTCTTGGCTTTTATTGCTACTTGTGGGCTCAGATGTTAATATAATCAGGGTGATTCAACACTGTATAGCTGCAATTTTGATATCACATTACCCACGTTGGCAAAATGAGTTATCGTGCTCTCATTCCTCATGTAAAATCCTGTGACGCCCCCCCATTGTACGTTACTGAGCAACTGACTCCCAGGAGGCTGGTTTGTAGCATGACTGGATGAGAGATTCACACTAAAATACACCTATAGAGGCAGAAAAATCACTAGTGCAAAagtgtgtgggttttttttatagctgAGGGTTATGTAATGTAAAGTTACATATGATGCAAGTAGCTCTTCATCATCTTCGATATAAAATgtccctgtgtttgtgttttctgtgtatgtgtgtggtaaTTAGGAGACAATAATTGAGAGTGAAAATGAAGTCCTTGAGCTCATGGGGCGAGTGGATGAAGGAGTTGAAGAGTTCTTTACTAAGAGAGTACTTCCTGCTGATACACTGTGAGTATCACCATGCAGCTGCCAAATTAACCTCTTTATAGTTCCTTGATATTTAGCTAATACAGATACTAACAACACAGTTTTAACAAAGTTAGACTATAATTCACATAGAGTATTGATTTGATATATGATTCTTGATATAGGAAAAAGCAAGATGAGGAATCTATCACAGTGCACGAAGTGGCTCCTGCCAGCTCTGCCCCTTGTCCGCCCCCAACAAAAACCCTCAGGAGGAAGCTCGGTGATTTCTTTACACTCAGAAAGAGGCGAGGTCTGAAATCAGAGACGAGCCATGAGGGGCGACCCAAAAAGGCCTCCATTGCCGATCTCATTCGCCCTCTCAGGGAGGTCGCCAGAGCcgagaaagaaaaagataaagagagagtCAAGGAACATGATAAGGAGAACGAAAAGGAGAAAGTGAAAGAACATCCCGGCGCTGTCACTGGAGAATCAGCTGTTCAGGAGACACCTGTTTCTGGTGCTCCGCCGCTGAGGGGTGAAGCGGTGCCTCCCCGCCGGGCTCTCAGAGAGGGGAAGTCCCAGTCTCTTATTCTGCTGTCtggatcagcagcagcagcggggtCTACTAATGCCAGAAACACTGCAAAGGTGAGTGTTACAGcagttaaaaatacatttagattAGTGGATTTAAGTTTTGAAAATCACTCTGCTGTTGCTGATTTCAGAAACAATTCGAAGGCCAACATAGCTTTGAACAGAAACTCCATCTCATGCTTCAACGTATTGGAGTTTCCAAAGCCCAGCCAGGAGAGACACAGGTGTGTGACCGTGTATGTCTGAATTTAGATATGTATTTAATATCCATATAGCAGACATTAAAAAGATCTAAATACCTCTCTAATCCTTGTAGAATcaggagggagagatgaaaaaGGCAGAATCTGAAGGTACGTCCTATTATCTGTTTGATGTTAAATATGATTaaactctcctctgctccagctTAATGATAATGAGGTGATAGCAAAATGAGTCTCAGAAGTTAAGGGATTTATCTCAAAAGGAGAGACTTTTTGACATGGATCAGTTTTCCATTAAAAGACGTAATATCTCAGACACTGGACTGTTCAGACAAGTATTTTCTCCACTATGGGGACTTTATAGAGACTTAATTCTTCTGGTAAAATATGATCTAAATGATCTTTGTGCCTCAGGTACTATCATTGACAGTAAACCTGAACCACCCCCAACTTTCACAAAACCCAGAACGATGTCAGCGTCATCaggtaaaacacacaacacaaaaacactgattcACTCTCTCGTATGTATATGATAATCTAAATAACATGCACATTCACTCTTTTCTTTAGATACAAGGCATCAAATTCGACCAAGTGTGTCAGCACACGAGTCAGCCGGGAAACCTGCTTTGCTTCCAAAGCCAGTTATAAAGCCAGGTCCGCCCCCTACAACATCTGGCCGCAACACACCTGAGAACGAGCTAGCCCAAATACAAGAGGGGGAGACGAACACGCCCACTAAACTCAGTCCGACTGCAGCTCCGTCTGCCCTCAGTGCTACCACTACTCCCACTGTACCGACAATCTCAGACTCAGTCCCTGACTCAACTAATGTTACTACTTCCCCTTCAagtactgtaactccctctgaCACAGATATATGCACTGACTCTGTTGACGCtactgcagcagctacaacacCCACGAATGTTACAGAGCTTGACAGCAAAGCTTCCGTCTCCGAAGCTAGTGCTACTACCGCCGAACTACCCACCCCGACCTTCCTGACAACCCTGACAAGCACCACCACACCCACAGAGCCCCCTGCCCCTGTCTCAGTTACTTCCACTCTCTCTGAGTCCATTACTCCGAGTCTCTCTGTCACTTCCagctcaacaacaacaataacttCCATTACCACCTCGGAAGCTGTTTCTGCTCCCAGCAATGAAAGCTCGGTTTccacaatgtcaacaaatctgTCAACTAAATTGACTTTGCCAGAGTCAAATGGTTTTCTCTCAGTTGGTAGTGGTGCAGCTATTTCTGTCATCACCACTGTAGGCACCAGCGTGTCCGATACACCATCAGACTTCTCTACCAGTTCAGTTACTGTAGCTAGTGATGATTTCACTTCAGTCTCTGCCACCTCCACTATCTCTGTAACTTCAGTTTCGTCAGTTACTAAAACTACATCCCTGCCTCCTAACTCAAGTGATACCATTACAACTCCAGTTTCACCTGACACCCCTGTTACCAGTTCCTCCACCATTGTTTCTCCTGCCCTTCCTTCCACTAGCGCCACCTCTTCCACCACCGCTACCAGCCCAACATCCACCGACTGCATGAACTCTACTTCCACCATTACTCACCCAGCCATCCCTAGCCCTGCTGACATCTCCGTCCCCTCCACTTCTTCCAGTGAAACAAACCCCACAgataccaccaccaccaccaacgcCAGTTtaacaacagcagctgcagttaGCTCCCCACTCATGACTGACTCAGACCTGCCTGACCCTAACAACGACAGCGCTACCCTCACACCAACTATCTCTAGCCTCCCTGCTACTGATAACTCAAGTGCTACTTCTCACCATTTGACCAGTGCAGCGCCCTCTAATGATAGTCCAGGCCAAGATAATGATTTACAGACACATCCTGAAGAAAGATCCAGTCTGGAGCCTGCAGTAAAGGGTACAGGTAAGTTTATGTAATGTATGATTGTGTGAGTGCGCTTCTCTGCTTTTACATGTCCATACAGTAGATCTACGTATGTGTTTCCCTCTCCCAACAGCAGATGAGGAGCTTGAGGTGGTTCAAAAGAGCAAGCAAACtgagaaaaatgaaagcaaGACAGTCATCGACGGTGAGAAGGAGAGTGAGAATTATAACGAGAAACCAGCTGAAGTCAACAGCGAAGTGACAAAGAAAGTAGTGCAGGAAGAAAGCGTGAAACCTGAAGAAGTCACAGTGACAACAGAAGTGGGGACGGCTCAACCTGCATCAGGGAAGGAGGGTTTACTGTTTAGCAACGAGGAAGCGATAAAGGGTCAGAATCAAGAAGAAACTAAGGCAGTGGACGAGAAGTAATTCAGAAATCAAGAAATTGCTAAATATGGGACCAACTACTGTGACGGGGGCAGGAGAGGCCACAGTAAAGGGTAAAAGGGGCGGAGGGTGGGGAGGgcaaggggaggggggggacgATCCATGGCACTTCCTACAGGGACCACCACATTACAGCAGCACACCACAAAGGGTGGGCCACTGGACCAAAGAACTGAGATCCCCTTGGTGTGATGTAATCAACAAATCCAGCAGtgtctttgtccttttttaacTTCTGTTTGAATTTTGCATTGCACGTATGATTATGTACCATAAGACAACTACTGTGGTAAAATACACCATGTTTACAATAGATGGATAAGAGACATAGTTATGAC carries:
- the LOC137183318 gene encoding mucin-2-like, producing the protein MELPLGGPALRHYTQSRPRPHRQKLNYRPSRPQETIIESENEVLELMGRVDEGVEEFFTKRVLPADTLKKQDEESITVHEVAPASSAPCPPPTKTLRRKLGDFFTLRKRRGLKSETSHEGRPKKASIADLIRPLREVARAEKEKDKERVKEHDKENEKEKVKEHPGAVTGESAVQETPVSGAPPLRGEAVPPRRALREGKSQSLILLSGSAAAAGSTNARNTAKKQFEGQHSFEQKLHLMLQRIGVSKAQPGETQNQEGEMKKAESEGTIIDSKPEPPPTFTKPRTMSASSDTRHQIRPSVSAHESAGKPALLPKPVIKPGPPPTTSGRNTPENELAQIQEGETNTPTKLSPTAAPSALSATTTPTVPTISDSVPDSTNVTTSPSSTVTPSDTDICTDSVDATAAATTPTNVTELDSKASVSEASATTAELPTPTFLTTLTSTTTPTEPPAPVSVTSTLSESITPSLSVTSSSTTTITSITTSEAVSAPSNESSVSTMSTNLSTKLTLPESNGFLSVGSGAAISVITTVGTSVSDTPSDFSTSSVTVASDDFTSVSATSTISVTSVSSVTKTTSLPPNSSDTITTPVSPDTPVTSSSTIVSPALPSTSATSSTTATSPTSTDCMNSTSTITHPAIPSPADISVPSTSSSETNPTDTTTTTNASLTTAAAVSSPLMTDSDLPDPNNDSATLTPTISSLPATDNSSATSHHLTSAAPSNDSPGQDNDLQTHPEERSSLEPAVKGTADEELEVVQKSKQTEKNESKTVIDGEKESENYNEKPAEVNSEVTKKVVQEESVKPEEVTVTTEVGTAQPASGKEGLLFSNEEAIKGQNQEETKAVDEK